A region from the Triticum urartu cultivar G1812 chromosome 1, Tu2.1, whole genome shotgun sequence genome encodes:
- the LOC125535709 gene encoding dof zinc finger protein DOF1.8-like: MLSSHCESMLAYAAAAGRRAMLVDPRRYRPNVEVAPNCPRCDSPNTKFCYYNNYSLSQPRYFCKGCRRYWTKGGSLRNVPVGGGCRKNRRGKPVRSMAEADTASPSHGAAVFSHRFHGPVRPDLLLEGMVGNPAELAQPEPGEAEKPAGAADGPTIDLALLYSKFLSQQPLAEQGAVVPESAGPSSGSSTEMSPPALSSPGQHGLGEICGPASSTEPSATTMLQCADARAHALGEFNFSVDQSCYDSLGLPTDGADLTMLPPAWDQEAKYEPFSSLPDQEDAMSLHDAIPAGDDVWSKVLGCQGLEAALSAGLDRC, translated from the coding sequence ATGCTGTCTTCTCACTGCGAGAGCATGCTGgcctacgccgccgccgccggacggcGCGCGATGCTGGTCGACCCCCGGCGCTACCGGCCCAACGTGGAGGTGGCGCCCAACTGCCCGCGCTGCGACTCGCCCAACACAAAGTTCTGCTACTACAACAACTACAGCCTCAGCCAGCCGCGCTACTTCTGCAAGGGCTGCCGCCGCTACTGGACCAAGGGCGGGTCCCTCCGCAACGTGCCCGTCGGCGGCGGCTGCCGCAAGAACCGGCGGGGCAAGCCTGTGCGGTCCATGGCCGAGGCCGACACGGCCTCGCCGAGCCACGGCGCGGCAGTGTTCTCTCACCGCTTCCACGGCCCGGTCCGACCCGACCTGCTCCTGGAAGGCATGGTTGGCAACCCGGCCGAGCTCGCCCAGCCGGAGCCGGGCGAGGCTGAGAagcccgccggagccgccgacGGCCCGACGATCGATCTGGCACTGCTCTACTCCAAGTTCTTGAGCCAACAGCCTCTCGCCGAGCAGGGCGCCGTCGTGCCGGAATCGGCCGGCCCCTCGAGTGGGTCAAGCACGGAGATGAGCCCGCCGGCCCTATCCAGCCCAGGCCAACACGGGTTGGGCGAAATCTGCGGGCCGGCGAGCAGCACGGAGCCCAGCGCGACGACGATGCTCCAGTGCGCCGACGCGCGCGCGCACGCGCTTGGCGAGTTCAACTTCAGCGTGGACCAGAGCTGCTACGACTCGCTCGGGCTGCCAACGGACGGCGCCGATCTGACGATGCTCCCGCCGGCGTGGGACCAGGAGGCCAAGTACGAGCCGTTCAGTTCGCTTCCCGATCAGGAGGACGCCATGAGCCTCCACGACGCCATCCCCGCCGGCGACGACGTGTGGAGCAAGGTGCTGGGCTGCCAAGGGCTGGAAGCCGCTCTCTCCGCAGGCCTCGATCGATGCTAA